The genomic DNA TATTGGTATGAGACTCTTGACGATATCGCCCATGGTCGGGCGGACATTCATTCCGGGCTTAACAAGAATTTTGAACGTGAAGTCTGGATGGATTTTACAGAGCCGATATTTCTTACGGACACATCATTGTTTTATCTCGCCGGTCAGCAACCCGTGACGCTTGAAAATTTGAAGGGAAAGAAGGTCGGTACCCTGAAAGGGGCTGTTACGGAAGCATGGCTTAGAGAAAATGCTCCATCAATTCAAACGGTTCCTTTTGTCGGGAATGAGCAGATGGCTGAGTCACTTTTGAAAGGGGATGTTGCCGCGGTATTGATTGAAGGAGTTAATTTTACTGAAGTTCTTTTACAGCACGGGTGGGCTGGAAAGGTTGATCGCGTAAAAAAGGTGTTGAGTTTTCAGAATCTCTACGCCGGGACGATCGCAGGCAGGCGAGGCCTGATCAACAAGATCAATCAAGGTTTTCAAGCTATTTCACGTTCGGAAATTCAGGAGTTGGAACGGCGCTGGGTGCCTGAACCGACTCTTCGGCATTTTGCCAATCAGCCGAGGCCATTGGATTTGACCCGGCGTGAAATGATCTGGTTGAAGGATCATCCGCAGATGCGGCTTGGGGTGGATTCCGAATGGCCTCCGTTTGAGTTCATTTCTCCACAGGGGCTTTATGAGGGGATTGTTTCCGAATATATTTCCAGACTCGGAGAAAAGCTTGGTGTCGAGATTCTTCCCGTTTCCGAAAAGAATTGGGATGACATGGTCGAAAAGGTGAGCTCCCAAGACGTTGACATGGTGGCCGGTCCGAATTCAGCAGATGATGTTGCCGCCTACCTGCATTACTCAAAGCCATATCTTTCTTTCCCTTTGAGTATTCTGGTAAGGGACGACTCTTCCGTGTTGAATTTGCGAGACCTCAAGGGGAAGAAGGTCGGGGTAGTCAGGGGATACGACATAGAGAATTCTCTTAATCAGGATACCCCCGGCATTGATATCGTATTAGTCGATAACACCGAGGAAGCACTTTGGGACCTTGTCGAGGGTAAGCTTGATGCGTTGGTGTCCAGCACCGTGTCGTATCGCTATCTGACCAGTAAACATGGAATATCCAATGTCAGGGTCGCTGTGGCCACGCCGTACTCCTTCAACCTTTCCATGGGGGTTCGCCGGGATTGGCCCGAATTGGTGGGGATACTCGACAAGGCGCTTGGTACGATAACCGATTCAGAGCGTGACGCTATCGTCAATCATTGGCTCAATATCCATATCGAGCGGTTTATTGACTGGAGCATGGTTTGGAAAGTTGCTTTTGGTATCTTTTCAGTAGCAGCACTGATTCTCGGGATAATCATCCATGCAAACCGGAAGCTCGCGGCAGAGATCGTTGTTCGTAAACGAACTCAAGCGGCTTTGGCCGAAAGCCGGGAACGGTTGGAGAAGCAGAACCATGAGCTTATTGAGGCAGCGGAGTTGAGGGAGGATGTGGAGCGTGTTTCCCGCCACGATCTGAAGAATCCGCTTACCAACATCCTGAGTGTGCCGCAGTTGCTGATGATGTCGGATAATATTGAAGAGTATCAAAAGGAAATGCTGAAGAGAGTGGAAGCGTCCGGTTATGCCATGCTCCAGATGATCAACAATTCTCTTGATATATTCAAGATGGAGCGGGGAGCCTACAAGTTCAACCCCATAGATGTGGATATTGCCGCGGTTGTCCGCAAGGTCCTATTGGATCAGGAGTCAGTGTCGAATTCCAAGGAACTGTCAATGTCGTTGCTTTTGGAAGGCGTTCCAATGGACGAACATGAAACAGTCATGATTCAGGGAGAGGAGCTTCTCTGTTATTCGATGCTGTCAAATCTGGTCCGCAATGCGTTTGAGGCCTCTCCCGAAGGGGAAGCCGTCACTGTCGAGTTGCACCGGGAAGACGGCGTTGCGTTGGCTATTCACAATATGGGTGCTGTTCCTGAAGGGATTCGTGACTATTTTTTTGAAAAGTATGCAACGTCCGGCAAGGCGCGGGGAACAGGGCTTGGAACCTATTCCGCGAAACTCATTGCCGAGGTGCATGGCGGAACCATGGGATTCATTACATCCGAGGAGCACGGAACAACCGTGACAGTAAAGTTCCCTGCGTGAGCTACAGGATTTTTTCTCCCAGAATGATTTCAAGTTTTTTAATGAGCGTGTCGGGAGTGAAAGGCTTTACGACATAGTTGGTGGCCCCATGCTGAACGGCGGCGATAACATCGTCCTTGGTGCAATGAGCGGTCAGCATGAGCACCGGGATATCTTCGTGCTCACCGGGACCATCGGAACCTTTGATGGCATCCAGAAATTCCAACCCGTTCATGACAGGCATGTCCCAGTCGAGAATGATGCAGTCAACGGTTTCGTTGTAGAACTTCTTTTTCGCAATCTTGCCGTCCTCGGCAAAGATGAAGTTGTGGAATTTGACGGACCGAAGAATGTCGGCGACGATCTGCCGGACTGCCTGATTGTCATCCACGATAAGAAATTTCATGTCGAGGTTGATGCTCATTGCGGTGTTCCTTGTTTGAGAGGTGGCAGGTAATACACGTTATATGGAGTATATCATTTTTCATTAAATGATCCAGTTAAAACAAGGCGGGCGCTGTGTGAATGAGAGCAAACATGTTTCCTGTGAGATGTGACTTGATGTCGGAAACAGCGTGATGCAATGAAAAGGAGTTACGGCATGATTCCGTAACTCCTTGTTTTTTGAGTCGAGACAAGGGGGTGTGTTTTTGTCTTGCCCTTGTCGTGTGTGCGTGAGGTGAAGCGAGCTAATCGAGCTTGAAAGGTTTCAGCACCCTGTCCAGCACTCCCTGAAGTTTGGATATGGCGACGCCGTAGTTGGTGACGGGCACGCCCCGGCGGTTGCATTCTTTGATGCGGCGCAGCATTTCCGTTCTGTTGATCATGCAGGCGCCACAGTGGATGGTGAGCTTGAACCGTTCCAGATTTTCAGGGAAATCGTGTCCTGAGTAGAACTCGAAGTTCAGGTCCTTGCCTGTGTATTGGGTCAGCCAGCGGGGAATCTTCACCCGCCCGATGTCGTCGGCAACCGAGTGGTGTGAACAGGCTTCGCCCATGAGAACGGTGTCGCCGTCTTCCAGACTGTCAATGGCCTTGGCCCCTTCCACCAGTTTTTCAAGATCGCCTTTGTATCGGGCGAAAAGTGTGGAGAAGGTGGTCAGCGGAATATCGTCGGGCACGTCTCCTGCCACGCTCATGACGACCTGCGAGTCGGTGATGACCAATGCCGGTTTGCGTTGCAGGTTGGCAAGTGCCTCGTCTATTTCGCGATCCTTGACTGTAATGCCGATGGCGTCGCAGTCGAGAATTTCGCGCAGTACCTGAACCTGCGGCAGGATTAGCCTGCCCTTGGGGGCTGCCAAATCGATGGGGACCACGCAGACCACCCAGTCGCCCTCGTTGATGAGGTCGCCCGCCAGCACCGGCTCGCGTTTCATTTCCGGGGGCGCGATGTCGATGATGGTTTCTTTTACGGCGTCGACATCCAGTCCGGTCTTGGCCGAGGTCACGAGATGGCGCAGGTTGTTTTCCGCGCAATAGGCGATGTCTGCGGCAGCGGGTTCCTTCAGGTCGCTTTTGTTGAAGACGATGATAAACGGGATTTCCAGTTCCTGAATGTCTGCGATGATCTTTTTTTCATAGTCCGTGATGCCTTCCTCGGAGATCACGACCACGGCCACGTCCGAACGCCAGAGCACCTTGCGGGTCGCCTTGATTCGCAGCTCACCCAGTTCTCCCTCGTCGTCCAGTCCCGCCGTGTCGTAGAAGGTGACCGGACCGAGCGGCAGCAGTTCATAGTGCTTGGCAACGGGGTCGGTCGTGGTGCCGGGGTGGTCGGAGACAATGGCGATGTCCTGTCCCGTGATTGCGTTGATGAGCGACGACTTGCCTGCGTTGCGCCTTCCGGCCAGAGTGATGACGAGACGTACGCCGCGGGGAGCTTTGGTGGTCATGAGTCTTTCCTCCTGGAGAATCCTTTGGATGATGACGGCTCGAGGCCGAGGGAAATAACGGTTTGCCGTGCTGCGGTCAGAGAGGCGGATGCCGTGGAGTGCGCCTGATTCTTTCCGGGATAGATCGTGTAGTCCGAGCGGTGCTCTTCCGGTGTCATGGAAGGCATGAGAACGTTGCAGCCGCGTTGCAGGGCTTCTCCCTGACTGGGCTGGTGCAGTGCGCTCAGGGCGGATGTCGCCGGAATGTTGGCTCCGGGGTTGAGCAGCCGGAGCAGTGCGGTCACCCGGTGGGACAGGGCGATGCTTCCGGCCTGCTCGGACGCCAGCGGTGTCTGCGGGTGGGGGATGAACGGTCCGGCTGCGAGCATGTGAAGTTTGAGGTCGGAAAGGTACAGGATGTCCTCAAGTGTCGTTTCCACGGTCATGTCGGGCAGCCCGATGATAATGCCGGAGCCGACTTCGTAGCCCATGTCCTTCAATGCTTCCACGCGTTGCAGGCGTTCGGAAAAGCTTTCGCCGAGCCGAAAGCGAGCATAGAGTTCCGGGTCGGTGGTTTCGAGTTTCACCAGACAGCGGTCTGCGCCGCATTTCCGCCAGTGGGCGTATTCGGAGATGTCGCGGTCTCCCACCGACAGGGTGATGGCAATGTCGTGCCGGGAGCGGATGTCTTTGACCAGTTCGCCTATGAACTCCGTGGAATAATGAAAGTCATCCCCGGACTGAAGGACAATGGTGCCGATGTCGTTTGCCGCTGCAACGGCTGTTGCGTTCAGGATCGTTTCACGCGTCATCCGGTAGCGCGCGATGTCCCGGTTCGGGGAACGCAGTCCGCAATACTGGCATCGTTTGTTGCAGTGATTGGAAAATTCGATGATGGCCCGGAGAAAGATTTCCTTGCCGAATTGCTGTTCCTTGGCTTCATCGGCACGGGCGAACAGTTCTGTATCGTTCCGGCCTTCGAGGTAGGCACGAACTTCTTCCTTGCTAAGAATGCTCATTGAGTTCTCCTGTCATGGCGTGATGACATTCGCAGATGAGCCGGTACGCCGCGACTTCCTGGTCAGAGGCGTTTCCCGGTCGATTGGTTTTCGCCCAGTCAAATAGCGTTTCCACGTCGGCTTTGATGATTCCCCAGAATCCGTTTGCAGCGTAATCCTCGCAGTGGGCGTACTGGCCGAAGATGATGGTATCGTCGATAATGATGATCGGCATACAGGGAATGGTGTGCTGTGGGTAAACGTGCGTCTTTTCGGGATAGGCCTTTTTCAGTTCGTGCAGGAATTCATGGGATGCGTGAAGGGTTTTCGCATGCTCTTCTTTGGTCGCATCCAGACGAAGCGCGTGCATGAACGGTGCACTCCATGGCTGGGCATCTGTCAGGTCGATGATATCCAGCCGTTCGAAATCGGGTTTGGCAAGAGCTGTCGTCAGTGCTTCCCTGTGCGGGGCCGAGTCAGCGAAAGGGCCGTATACCGCAGCGTGAAGGAGTATCCGCTTTCTGGCTGCGGCAAAGAGGGAGGGAAGATTCAGGGTAGCGATCCCGGCAACGAGGCGTGTCACAGCTTGACCTCGTCGAATTCGTCGGGCGTGAACCCGAGCTTGCACAGCCGTTTCGGTGACAGCAGGGCGTCGATGATTTCCGGTGATGCAATGCCCTGAAGGATGATTTCTTCACGGATGGTTCTGCCGGACGCCTTGGCCTTGGACAAAAGGGCCTCGACTTTGCCGTAGCCCAGCACGGGAACCAGAACCGTTGCCAAGGCGTGGCTCTGCTCCACATGCGAAAGACAGCGTTCAGTGTTGGCTGTGATGCCGGGGACGCAGTCCTGTGCCAGCCCTTTTGTCACATTGACGAGAAGTATCAGTGATTCAAGGAGGGTGTGGGTGAGCAGCGGCATGAGGTGGTTGAGTTCCAGTTGGCCCATGCCCGCAGAGAGTGCGATGGTCTGGTCGTTGCCCATGACCTTGAGCGCAACCTGTGTCACCGCTTCCGGCATGACCGGATTGATCTTGCCCGCCATGATCGAGGAACCCGCCTGAAGCGGGGGCAGGGAGATTTCACCCAGGCCGGTTGCCGGACCGCTGGCGAGGAGCCGCAGGTCCGAGGATATTTTCATCAGGTTGGCCGCGTATGCCTTGAGCATGCCCGACACTTCGACGAAAGAGTCCATGTTCTGGGTGGCATCCACCAGATTTTCGGCGCGGGATACCGGCAGGCCGCATAAGTGGCGTAGTGTCTCCGTCACCTTGAGGACGTAATCGCGAGGCGCCCCCAGACCTGTGCCGATGGCTGTCCCGCCGAGGTTGACCTTTTTGATGCGCTCGCGGCTCTTGAAGATACGCCATCTGTCGCGTGCGATGCTGTCTGCAAAGGCACCGAAGGTCATGCCCAGCGTCATGGGGACGGCGTCAGTGAGTTCCGTGCGGCCTACTTTGACGACGTCACGGAACGCGTTCTCCTTGGCCTGAAGCGCTTCCTGAAGGTCTGCGACCTGATTTTCCAATCCCACCAGCAGGGACAGTGACGCCACCTTGAGGGCGGTGGGGTACACGTCATTGGTGGACTGGTGCATGTTGACATGATGGATGGGGTGAACCCGGGCGTATTCGCCCGGGTTTCCGCCCAAAAGTTCCTCGGCGCGGTTGGCGAGGACCTCGTTGACGTTCATGTTCGTCGAGGTCCCTGCTCCGCCCTGGAATGCGTCCACGACGATATGGTCGGACAACTGGCCGTTTTCCATTTCCTTGCAGGCCGCAATGATGGCCTCACTTCGCTCCCGGTCGAGATGCCCGAGAGCCGCATTGGTCGCGGCGCAAGCCTGTTTCACCAGAGCAAGGGCCTTGATGAACGGTGCGTGAAGCCGGTATCCGGAAAACGGGAAGTTGCGGACGGCCCGCATGGTATGGATGCCGTAGTAGGCTCCTGCGGGGATGTCCAATTCGCCTAAAGCGTCATGCTCGCGGCGTAAGGTTTCGTCGTGGCTGTCCATGGTCTGTTCCTAGATGTAGAGGTCGCGTTCTCCCGCTTCCATGCGCGCCAGTCGATCCATGAGAATCTTTTTGCGCTTGGGGTCGTCATACGCTTCGACTTCCTTGCGGATGAGTTCATTGCCCGCTTTCCTGGTCTCTTCGGAAGCGTAGTCTTCCAGATATTCCTTGAAGGTGAGCAAACCGTTGGGGAGGCAGAATTCCTGAATGAAGCCGGTCTTGGCCAGCTCCATGAAGTGCTCGCCCGTGCGTCCCATGCGGTAGCAGGCCGTGCACCATGAAGGGACGTAGCCGTGTTCGCCCGCGATGGAGTGAATGATCTCGTCCAGACTGCGGTTGTCGCCGATACAGAACTGCTGCACGTCGGGACGGTCGTATTCCGGGTCGCTGTAGGCACCGGGGTAGGTGCGGGAACCCGCGGAAAGCTGGGACACGCCCACCTCGATGAGTTCGCGCCGGAATTCGGCGTTCTCGCGTGTGGTCAGGATGAGGCCTGTGTACGGTACGGCGATACGTAGTGCCGCGACGATCTTCTTGAATTCGTGGCCCGAGGTCGGATAGGGCGGATTGAAGGCGATTTCCGCACCCAGTGCCGGTTCCAGTCGGGGGAAGGAAATGGTGTGCGGACCGACACCGCAGTCCTTTTCCAACTGACGGCAGTGGTGCAGGAGCGCGAGCACGTCAAAGGTCGGCTCATACAGGCCGAACAGTACGCCCATGCCGACATCGTCGATCCCTGCTTCCATGGCGCGGTGCATGGCGTGCAGTCGCCAGAGGAAATCGGTCTTGCGGCCGCCCGTGTGGAGCTTCTTGTAGGTCTCCTGATGATAGGTTTCCTGAAAACACTGGTAGGTCCCGATACCCACTTCGTGGATTTTGCGAAATCCTTCCACGTCCAGCGGAGCGCAGTTGATGTTGACCCGGCGGATTTCACCGCTCTTTTCCGAGGTGACGGAATAAACGTCGCGCACGGTCTGGGCGATCCATTCGGCATCATGCTTGGGGTGTTCGCCGTAGACCAGCAGGAGGCGTTTGTGCCCCTGATTTTCCAGTACCTCGACTTCCTTGTGGATTTCTTCGGCTGTCAGTGTCCGGCGGTCCAGCTCCCGGTTTTTCGCGTTGAAGCCGCAGTATTCGCACTGGTTGCCGCATTCATTGGTGATGTAGAGGGGCGCGAAAAGAACGAGGCGGTTGCCGTAGATGCCCTTCTTGATGGACATGGCGGTTTCGAAGATGGCTTCGTCCAGTTCCTTGTCCTTGTTTTTGAGCAGAACTGCGGTCTCATAGGGAGTGAGTCCGTTTCTTTCAAGGCCCTTGTCGAGTATCTCCCTGACCAGCGATTTGTCGGGATTCTCTGCCCGTGCGATTTCTTCGTTGATCAGTTGTTCGTCTATGAAGTTCGTCAGATTGTGTTGTGTCGTGTTGTTCGATTTCATGTTCGTTCCTTGCTAAGCCAGAAGAGATTTGACCCGGACGTCGCTGAGCATGCCGAGTTTGCCGGTCAGTGCGCCAAGTTCGTCAGTGGAAGCTTCGATGATGAGGCCTATGACGTTGACGCCCTTTTCGCGAAAGGGAATGCCGATGCGTCCAACCACGATATCCGAGTTGGCGCCGATGATTTTATTGACTTCCGGGGCTGATTTGCCCCTATCCTGAATGAAAATTCCGATGATTCCAAGCCGTTTGTCCATGCGTGTTCCCATGTGCCTTTGATGATTGGTACAGAAAAGGAAAAAGCCCGGGGTTAGCACTCCCCGGGCTATCTACGATTGGGACAGGCAAAAGCCCGGACAACGGTTTTATCTGCAAGCAGACTGTCCTTGGCGGGCTTCCACCCTGGGGTTAGGTCGTTCCCTTCCCGCAGGTAGATGAACTCCGTTACGGAGGTGTTCTGGGAAGAATTGATAGAGGAAGTTCTGCAAATAGGCAAGAGAAAAATGACACGAATTGTATACGTAATTGAAAAACGTAATACAGTGCCTATAATGCACCGGAAACGGGGCAAATGCTTGGCTGCCCTCGGTGGCGTGAGGGGGGAAGAGAGGGGGGAGAACGAAGCGTTCGGCCCTTGGGGCAGAATAATCCTAGCCGCAGGTCGACGCTGTTTAATCGGTATTACAGAGCCAGTTCGATGCCCTTGGCCTTGAGCGCTTCCAGCTTCTTGCTGCGATCCACATAGTGGGTGTGCAGCAGGTGGTGGGACTCGTGTCCACAGGGGCCTTCGTGCAGGAAACCGTCCTTGTGGTCATAGATTTTCTTGACCATGGGGTTGTCCTGAGACTTCCTGAGTTTGTAGATTTTGGGATTGGCGTCGGCGTCATACACAGACTTCTGGCGCAGGGCCACAAATTCCATGGCAGCGGCGACGGCTTCCTTGGTCATGTTGAAACCGAGTACGGCGTATCCGGCCATGACACCACAGGTCTTCAAGAATCCACGTCTGTTCAATTTCATCTTTCAGTTCCTCCTTAAGCGGTGGGCTTGCGGGTTCTGAAGCGCTTGTTGATCTTGGCGACCGTGCTTCTGAACATGGATGCCTGAATCTCGGGATCAAGAGGCTGTCCGCCGCCGTTCACACAACCGCCGGGGCAGGTCATGATCTCGATGAAGTGGTACGGGGACTTGCCTGCGCGGACTTCTTCACACAGCTTGGCTGCGTTCTGGAGACCACTGGCCACTGCGACTTTCACGGTGCCGAAGCCGGGAACCTCGATGTCTGCGGTCTTGATGCCTTCATGGGCACGGACGACCTTGATCTCGGGGTTGCTCAGCTTGGAGCCGGACAGTTCCTCGTAAGCCAGACGCAGTGCTGCTTCCATGACGCCGCCGCTGGTGCCGAAGATGGTGGCAGCACCGGTGGATTCGCCCAGAACCGGATCCGGATCTTCGTCAGGCAGGCCGTTGAACTCGATCCCGGCTTTCTTGATCATGTATGCCAACTCACGGGTGTTGATGGTGGCATCGATGTCGCGGAAACCGCTCTGGTTCATTTCGGGGCGCAGGCCTTCATACTTCTTGGCGATGCAAGGCATGATGGACACAGTGTAGATCTTCTTGGGCTCAACCTTGTTCTCTTTTGCGCCGTAAGTCTTGGACAGTGCGCCGAGCATGGCGACAGGAGACTTGCAGGTGGAGAGGTGAGGAGCCAGATCAGGGTAGAAGGTCTCGGCAAACTTGATCCAGCCGGGGCAGCAGGAAGTGAACTGCGGCAGCGGATGGTCGCCCTTGCCGCCAGCCTTGACGCGGTTCAGGAGTTCCGTGCCTTCTTCCATGATGGTGACGTCGGCAGCGAACTCGGTGTCCCAGATGTAGTCGAAGCCGAGCTTACGCAGGGCTGCGTGCATCTTGCCGCCGACATAGGTGCCGGTGGGGGCGCCGAAGCACTCACCCAGTCCGTAACGGACAGCGGGGGCGGGCATGGAGACGACGAGGGTCTCGGGGTCTTTGAGTTTCTCAAAGAGTTCATCCACGTAGGACACGCCTTCGTAGATGGCACCTGCGGGACAGCTGGCCAGACACTGGCCGCAGTTCACACAGGCGGCGGGGTCGACAACGCCGTGGATGTCGTCCTCGTTGATGGGCTGGATTGCCCCGGTAGGGCAAGCCGAATTGCATTCGCCGCAGCCTTCGCACTTGTCAGCGTCGACCTGGACAAAGAAAAGAGTGTCCGGATCAACGCCCTTGGGTGCGTTGCTTTGGTACATGATGCCTTCAATCTGTTGCATTGTTCCCTCCTTGCTGGGGTGGATTGAAGACGAGCCGGCCGGAATCGTTGCCGGTCGGCATGGTCATTGCCGTGTATTTTTTCGCTTTTGCGCGAAAAAACAAAATTAACACGATTCGAATAACAAATCGTAAAACGTGTTTAAGTGAGGGGATGCATAAAGACGGGGCGAAGTGCTCCGTTTTTTGTTCGACCATATATATTGTATAAAAGAACCCACCGTGTGTATGTGCGGTGGGTATGGTGTCTATTCTGTCAAGACTCGCCCTTTGGCAACGACTCATCTGCGTGAGTTGCTGCAATTCCCCCTCAAACAGTCAAGAAAGAGTTGGTAAGGCAAACAGGCGATGTTGTCGAGCTTTTTCGGTGGTTTTCGTGCGAAAAAGCAGTAGGTGGATGGCTGTAGTACGCGGTTTTTATGGTAAAACGTGAATTTTTTCACGCATTACCATTTGAAAAATAAGGAGGTATTGGGGTTCCTATTAGTGAAAAGCGTTTTTGTCCATGGGGCCGTGTTCCTTCCATTCTTTTGGCTTATAATGTATTCGTCGGCGATTACTGAACATGAGAGCTTCATCCTCAGGAGGATATCGATGGCACGAGTCATTTACGGTGTATGGGGCGGAACGGTTACCGACAACCGAGGAAAGAACCTTTTTGAAATTGAAGAAAACCCTGAATTTGCTGAATTTGATTCATTCAATCAGGGTAACCCTATCACCACTTTTGTAGGTGATCGCGGGTTCTTCGTTTTTTCACCGGATGCGAGCCTACTAGATGCCCTATGGCTGTATATGGATAAAGCTGCCGAAGAATCCTGTGGCAAGTGCACACCTTGCCGCATGGGGACGGGGCTGATTCGCGACAGACTGGCTGCCCTGCGTGACGGAAGTGGCGAATTCGGTGATGCCGATGCCGTGCTTGACGAAATCGAGATGCTTGCCAGCCATGTCCATGAGACGTCTTTGTGCGGTCTCGGTCAGACATGTACCCGCGCCTTGCTGGCCGCCTTGAGCCATTTTCGCGATCAGTTCGTACAGGACAGGCACCAATTCCCGGTCAAGCATTCCATGACCTATGTGACATCCCCGTGCATTGAGGCGTGTCCTGCGAAAATCAATGTGCCGCGGTATATCGACTACATCAAGGACGGCAAGCCTTCCCATTCTCTGGGGGTCATTCTTCAGAAATATCCCATGGCCGCCACATGCGGCAGGGTCTGTGTCCGTTTTTGCGAGATGGCGTGTCAGCGTTCCATGGTGGACGAGCCTGTGGGTATCAAGACCCTCAAGCGGTATGTGGCTGACCATGAGCAGGGGCTTCACCGTGAACTTTTCTCCAAGGATCTGATTCCCGAACGGTATTCTGACGATCTCAAGGTCGCTGTCGTGGGAGCAGGGCCTGCCGGGATCTGCTGTGCTTATCACCTGCTGCTCAAGGGATATCCGGTCGATGTTTTCGAGGCCAAGGGAGAGGCTGGCGGCATGGCGTCCAGCGGAATCCCGAGCTACAGGCTGCCCAAGGACGTGCTCAAGTCCGAGACGGATATCATTGAGCGCCTTGGCGGTCGTTTCTTCTTCAATCAGAAGCTCGGAAACGATTTTGATGTGGATGAGCTTTTCGAGCGCGGCTACAAATCGGTCTTTCTGGCGCTGGGCTGTGTTCAGGGCCGTTTGATGCAAGTTGAAGGCGAAGATGTTTCCCTCAGCGGATATGAACCCGGCATCGAATTTCTTCTTCGCGTTCATGAGCATGTGGAAAGAGGCAAGCCCATGGATATCAGCGGTGATGTCGTTGTGGTCGGCGGAGGAAACGTGGCAATGGATTGCGCCCGCTCCGCCCTGCGTATGGGAGCGGATTCCGTGCATCTGGTGTATCGCCGGACCGAGGAAGACATGCCTGCGGATCACGAGGAGATCGAAGCCGCCGCAAAAGAGGGTGTTGTTTTTCATTTCCTGACCAATCCGACGAAAATTCTGTCCGAAGATGGAAAAGTGACGGGCGTGGAGCTTGTTGCAATGCGTCAGACCGAGCCGGACGATGAAGGGCGGCGCGGCGTGGAACCCAAATCCGGCTCCGGCTATTTCCTTGCTGCCACGACAGTGGTGCCGGCCATCGGTCAGCGGGTTGCCGAGGACTGCCTCACGACGGACGACGGCGTGTCCATTGACAAGTGGGGGTGTATCGACGCTGACAGCACCACCCTTGCCACTTCCCGTTCCGGGGTTTTCGCTGGCGGTGACTGTAAGCTCGGCCCCTCGACTTTGATCCATGCCATGGCGCATGGCCTCAAGGCGGCCCGGTCCATTGACGACTATTTGCAGTTGGGCAGAGTCCGCTTTTTCCCCAGAAGTCGTATGCGTGAGATCATCAATAAATACAAAGTCATGAACGAAGAATGGCTTGAGACTCCCGTGAAGCACCTTTATCGCGTTCCCATTCAGGAAATGGACCCGGAAACGCGCAAGAATCTGTTTAACGAAGTGGAGCAGACCATCACCCCCGAGGAAGCGTATCACGAAGCAGGACGGTGTCTGCGCTGCTATCGTATTTACGCCTTGGTCACTGAATACCCCATTCCCGAAGGTTGCGCCTAGCGCCAGCAAAAGCGAGTCGATCATGCATGCATATATCAATGGTAAAGAAATCTCTTTTGAAGCGAACGAAACCATCCTCGAGGTGGCCCGTCGAAACGGACACTATATTCCTACCTTGTGTGAACTGGCGGATATAGACCACACCCCCGGCACCTGTCGTGTGTGTCTTGTCGAAATCCGTTGTGAAGGCCAAGAGGAAACGCGTATAACCACGGCCTGCAACACCCCGATTCTGGAAGGCATGGAGGTGTTCACCCGCACCCGTCAGGTGCGTGAAAAGCAGCGTCTTCAGGTCGAACTGCTTCTGGCGGATCACGATCAGGAATGCGCGACCTGCATCCGGCACGGCAGTTGCGAGTTGCAGGATGTGGCCCAGTTCGTGGGTTTGCAGAATTCTCGTTATTTCAAACCGCAAAATGCCAAGCGCGAGGTGGACAGCACCGCTCCCGGCCTCGTGCGGGACCTCGGCAAGTGCATCCGCTGTTACCGTTGCGTCAAGATCTGCCGTGACGGTCAGGGGGTTGATGCGCTGGTCATAACCGGCCGGGGACCGAATGCGGGCGTCGGTGTGCGTCAGGGACTGA from uncultured Pseudodesulfovibrio sp. includes the following:
- a CDS encoding aspartate ammonia-lyase, with the protein product MDSHDETLRREHDALGELDIPAGAYYGIHTMRAVRNFPFSGYRLHAPFIKALALVKQACAATNAALGHLDRERSEAIIAACKEMENGQLSDHIVVDAFQGGAGTSTNMNVNEVLANRAEELLGGNPGEYARVHPIHHVNMHQSTNDVYPTALKVASLSLLVGLENQVADLQEALQAKENAFRDVVKVGRTELTDAVPMTLGMTFGAFADSIARDRWRIFKSRERIKKVNLGGTAIGTGLGAPRDYVLKVTETLRHLCGLPVSRAENLVDATQNMDSFVEVSGMLKAYAANLMKISSDLRLLASGPATGLGEISLPPLQAGSSIMAGKINPVMPEAVTQVALKVMGNDQTIALSAGMGQLELNHLMPLLTHTLLESLILLVNVTKGLAQDCVPGITANTERCLSHVEQSHALATVLVPVLGYGKVEALLSKAKASGRTIREEIILQGIASPEIIDALLSPKRLCKLGFTPDEFDEVKL
- the hydG gene encoding [FeFe] hydrogenase H-cluster radical SAM maturase HydG; this translates as MKSNNTTQHNLTNFIDEQLINEEIARAENPDKSLVREILDKGLERNGLTPYETAVLLKNKDKELDEAIFETAMSIKKGIYGNRLVLFAPLYITNECGNQCEYCGFNAKNRELDRRTLTAEEIHKEVEVLENQGHKRLLLVYGEHPKHDAEWIAQTVRDVYSVTSEKSGEIRRVNINCAPLDVEGFRKIHEVGIGTYQCFQETYHQETYKKLHTGGRKTDFLWRLHAMHRAMEAGIDDVGMGVLFGLYEPTFDVLALLHHCRQLEKDCGVGPHTISFPRLEPALGAEIAFNPPYPTSGHEFKKIVAALRIAVPYTGLILTTRENAEFRRELIEVGVSQLSAGSRTYPGAYSDPEYDRPDVQQFCIGDNRSLDEIIHSIAGEHGYVPSWCTACYRMGRTGEHFMELAKTGFIQEFCLPNGLLTFKEYLEDYASEETRKAGNELIRKEVEAYDDPKRKKILMDRLARMEAGERDLYI
- a CDS encoding TM1266 family iron-only hydrogenase system putative regulator; this translates as MDKRLGIIGIFIQDRGKSAPEVNKIIGANSDIVVGRIGIPFREKGVNVIGLIIEASTDELGALTGKLGMLSDVRVKSLLA
- a CDS encoding iron hydrogenase small subunit, with the protein product MKLNRRGFLKTCGVMAGYAVLGFNMTKEAVAAAMEFVALRQKSVYDADANPKIYKLRKSQDNPMVKKIYDHKDGFLHEGPCGHESHHLLHTHYVDRSKKLEALKAKGIELAL
- a CDS encoding [FeFe] hydrogenase, group A, whose amino-acid sequence is MQQIEGIMYQSNAPKGVDPDTLFFVQVDADKCEGCGECNSACPTGAIQPINEDDIHGVVDPAACVNCGQCLASCPAGAIYEGVSYVDELFEKLKDPETLVVSMPAPAVRYGLGECFGAPTGTYVGGKMHAALRKLGFDYIWDTEFAADVTIMEEGTELLNRVKAGGKGDHPLPQFTSCCPGWIKFAETFYPDLAPHLSTCKSPVAMLGALSKTYGAKENKVEPKKIYTVSIMPCIAKKYEGLRPEMNQSGFRDIDATINTRELAYMIKKAGIEFNGLPDEDPDPVLGESTGAATIFGTSGGVMEAALRLAYEELSGSKLSNPEIKVVRAHEGIKTADIEVPGFGTVKVAVASGLQNAAKLCEEVRAGKSPYHFIEIMTCPGGCVNGGGQPLDPEIQASMFRSTVAKINKRFRTRKPTA